The Flavobacterium galactosidilyticum nucleotide sequence TTGCTACTTTCGTAAATTATGTTCGTGGCATAAGCGGAAACAGAATAGTGGATAATGTATGGAGAGCTTCGGGAAGAATTGATTTTAAGAAAAATAAATTTAGAGTTACACCAGAACTAGAATACACCGCTGCAACTTGGGGCGATTTAAATAAAAGTAACGCCACTGCAGGCGCAAACAAAACAAATGTTGGAAACTTTAGAACCATGCTTTCCTGCGCCTATTCATTTTAAAAACCAAACTAACAAAAAACCAATAAAATATGAAAGAAAAATCAACAAAAGGAATTTGGAAAGTTATTTCCGCATCCTCAATGGGTACAATGATCGAATGGTATGACTTTTACATCTTTGGAAGTTTAGCTGTTGTAATTTCAACAAAATTCTTCCCTTCAGACAATCCAACAGCCGCGTTTTTATCAACATTGGCTACGTTTGCTGCCGGATTTGTAGTTAGACCTTTCGGAGCTCTTTTCTTCGGAAGATTAGGAGATTTAATTGGAAGAAAATATACTTTCATGGTTACTTTACTTTTAATGGGTGGTGCAACATTCCTAATAGGCTGTATCCCGAGCTACGAAACCATAGGCTTTATGGCCCCTTTATTAGTATTAATTCTTCGTTTGTTACAAGGACTTGCCTTAGGTGGCGAATACGGCGGAGCGGCAACTTATGTTGCGGAACATGCTCCGGTAGGACAACGAGGATATTGGACGTCTTGGATTCAAACTACTGCAACGGTTGGTTTATTTATTTCGTTGATGGTAATTCTAGCCACAAGAAATATACTTACACCTGAACAATTTGATGAATGGGGATGGAGAGTTCCGTTTTGGGTATCTATTGTAATGGTTGGAGTTTCGTATTTGATTCGTAAAAACATGGATGAATCTCCCGTTTTTGCAAAAGCGAAAAGCGAAGGAAAAACAAGTACAAATCCTTTGAAAGAGAGTTTTGGAAACCGCTACAATTTGAAGTTTGTATTATTAGCTTTATTTGGAGCTACAATGGGACAAGGGGTAGTTTGGTACACTGGTCAATTTTACGCAATGAGTTTCATGAAAACCGTAATGGCTATTGATTCTTCTCAAGTTGATACTTTATTGGGAATTGCTTTGATTTTAGGAACACCGTTTTTCGTATTCTTTGGTTGGTTTAGTGATAAAGTAGGTAGAAAATACATCATGATGGGTGGAATGCTATTGGCTATTTTATTATACAGACCTATCTACAAACAAATGTACGAAACCACATCAGTAAAAAACAAAACGGAAATAGTAGAAAAAACAACGCTGCTTGCTGAGTTAAAACAGACTAAAAAACAGACTATGGACTCCATCTATACTACTCACAAAGAGTACACAGATGGAACAACGTTTCAAGAAATAAAAACCGTACATTTAGAAAACGGCACAGCAATTATAGTTGACGGCAAACCAAAAGGCGATACTAAAACAACTGTAAAAATTAACTCCAGCGACGAATGGTCTTTAGTATTCCTTGTGTTCATACAAGTCATATTTGTAACCATGGTTTATGGTCCTATTGCAGCATTTTTAGTTGAAATGTTCCCAGTAAAAATTAGATACACCTCTATGTCATTGCCTTATCACGTAGGAAATGGAATTTTTGGAGGTTTACTTCCTGCTATTTCTACCTATTTTGTTACTAATGCGAAAGACTTGGGTCATCCAGAGTTTTACTTGGAAGGACTTTGGTATCCAATCGTGATCGCTGCAGTCAGCTTTGTAGTTGGAATGGTTTACATAAAAAATAAAGATAAAAACGCTCACGTATAAAAACACAGCTATGAAATGAGCATTAATGTAATTGGGTTGTAAACACCAATGATGATATGCGAATTACAAATGACCGATAAAAAACAATAAATAGCAACATATGAATCAAATAAAAAGAATTTTAGGATTAGTTTGGATTGCATTAGCAGTTGCTGCAGCCTATTTTTGCATCTTCACTTTTGGATTACCAAAATTTATGTCCGGAAAACAAGAAGACTTAGTTTTCGGAATTATTATTCTCTTTGTACTAACCCCACTGATCGTTTTGGGACTAGGTACCTTTGGATATTACGCCTTAATGGGTGATTATGATGAAAAGGAATAAATAATAAAACCATACCACATTAGACAATCTCTGCATTTATTTGCAGAGATTGTCTATTTTTAAAAAAAAAGGATAACAACATAAAGTATAACATTTTCAAAACTAAAGCTGAGCAGTTTAAAGTTAATGATATAAATTATCTTTTAATGCCGCAAAGATTTTAAGGAACAAAGGTTTTACTTACTTTTATTTAATAAATAATTGTACTTATGTCGTTGTGACTTCGTGGCAAATAAATGACAAACAACACCTATCTTAGTAGAAAATAAAATTTTAGATTCTAATAAGAATTTACAACAAGCATAATAGCTAATACGCTTAAAAACAAGTAGCATCTTACGATGAAAAAGAGACATGAACAAAAGTTGGTTATCCTTTCAATGTTAATACTATTAGCATTGAACATACCGCTTTTGCTTTTATTTGATAGTTCAAAACCACTTTTTGGGTTCCCCATTATATACATCTATATTTTTTCTGGATGGTTATTCTCAATCGCTATTTCGTACTTAATTATAAAAAGATATTATGAATAGCATTGGACTCTTTCTAATATTAGTGGTTTATGTATCCATACTTTTTTATATCGCCCATTGGTCTGAAAAAATAAGTCATTCTAAATGGACAAATAATGCCTATATCTATTCCTTTTCATTAGCCGTATATTGTACAGCCTGGACGTACTATGGTAGTATTGGAATGGCGGCAAGTTCTGGCTTAAGTTATTTAACTATTTATTTAGGTCCAATTATAATTATTCCTACATGGATGATTGTCCTAAAGAGAATTATTAGAATATCGAGAGTAAATAAAATTTCCAGCATCGCTGATTTTATTTCTTTACGATATGGCAACAGTAGATTTCTTGGCGCATTGGTTACGTTAATTTGTATTTTCGGAATTGTACCTTACATCGCTTTACAATTAAAATCAATTTCAGATACGTTTCATATTGTTACAAAAACCGAAGCCACCGACAATATTTTTACCGATACCACCACTTATGTTTGTCTCGCTTTGGCGCTATTTGCCTCTTATTACGGAACGAAGTATGTTGATGCATCTGAAAAAAGACGCGGAATTGTTACAGCGGTAGCAATGGAATCTATTTTAAAATTAGTCTTCTTTTTAATCATTGGAATATATGTAACTTATTTTGTTTTTGATGGATTCGATGACATTTATCAAAAAGCAGCCGTTCTTAAAGATTTTGATAAAAAAAATACAATTGGCGATCTTACAAACGGAATCAACTGGTTCTTTCTTTGTATTTTATCCATGTTTGCTATTTTTTTATTACCAAGACAATTCCACACCGCAATTGTAGAGAATAATAAAGAAACTCACATTCGAACAGCTATCTGGTTGTTCCCATTGTATTTATTGCTTTTTAATATTTTTGTATTTCCAATTGCTTGGGGTGGAAACATACTATTTAAAGGACAAAATTTAAATTCTGATACGTATTCATTGCTCATACCGCAATTTTTCAATAATAACATTTTGACTGTTCTCGTGTTTCTGGGAGGGTTTTCAGCTGCGATTTCGATGATAGTAATATCGTGTATTTCTCTTTCGACGATGTTAAGCAATAACTTATTGATTCCATACGGATTCATTGGATCGTTAGAGAACTCATCACAAGAAAAAAACAACAACCGCATTGTTAGAAGTAGAAAATTAGGAATATTTTTTCTGATTATTTTGGCCTATGCCATCTATCGTATTTTCATTTTAGATTACTCACTCGTTTCCATAGGATTAGTATCCTTTGTTGTTATCGGTCAGTTGGCTCCTTCGTTTTTTGGAGCTTTATTTTGGAAAAGAGGTTCTAAGCATGGTGCTGTTACGGGAATTATCATCGGATTTTTAGTCTGTCTTTACACGCTTTTAATTCCTTATGCCATAGGAATTACAAAATCAACAAGTCTTTTTATTCAGGAAGGACTATGGGGAATTACACTTTTAAAACCTTTTCAACTTTTTGGGTTGGATTATTTAGACCCCATTCCACATGCTTTTTTTTGGAGTTTACTTCTAAACACCTTGAGCTATTTAGCGATTTCGGTAAGTTTCAAAGGAAATTATAGAGAACGTAATTATGCCGAAATGTTTGTGGATATTGACAAATACATTACCAATCACGAGAACGCATTTGTATGGAAAGGAACCGCTTATATAAAAGATATCCAGAAGGTATTACAGCGTTTCCTGGGTGAAGAGAGAACAAAAAGAGCGCTGACTATTTTTAATTTAAAATATAACGTCGACAAAAACATCACAACAGCTGATGCCCGATTTATAAAATTTGCTGAGAATCTATTAACAGGTCATATAGGTACGGCTTCCGCCAAAATTCTAATATCAAGTGTTATTAAAGAAGATAAAATAAGTTTGCCAGAGGTTTTACGCATTTTAGAGGAATCGAAAGAAAACCTCATCATCAATAAAAAATTGACGGACACTTCTAATGAATTAAAAAAAATATCAGAACAATTAAAAAATGCGAATTTAGAATTGATTGACAAAGACATTCAAAAAGATGAATTTCTGGACACTGTAACGCATGAGCTAAGAACGCCAATAACCGCAATTAGAGCAGCGAGCGAAATTCTTCACGATGATGATGAAATCCCAGAAGAATTACGAAAACAATTTTTGCAAAATATTATTTCTGAATCGGATAGATTGAATCGACTGATTGATAAAATTCTAGACTTGGAAAAATTTGAAACTGGCAAACAAAAAATTTATTTGTCTAAAAATGACATTTCTAAAACGATAAAAAACACACTAGATTCGTTGCAGCAATTAATAAAAAACAAAAAAATAACTGTCGAATTCAACGAAGCTTCTTACGAGATAAAAGCTTTTTACGATGAAGAACGAATCATTCAAGTAATAAACAATTTACTATCTAATGCTATAAAATTCAGTTCTAATACAAATGGAAAAATAGTGATTTCGATTCATGAAAACAAACAGGTTATAGAAGTCAAAATACACAACAATGGCAAAGAAATTAAGAAAGAAGATCTTGAGGTTATTTTTGATAAATTCTATCAATCTCGAAATCAAAATGTAAAAAAACCAGTAGGAAGTGGATTAGGATTAGCCATTTGTAAAAAAATTATTGAACACCATAAAGGAAAGATTTGGGCGGAAGACAACGTAGTAGATGGAGCGACATTTACTTTTACCTTACCTAATTATAACACAGCAGAAAACCGTTAACGAAATGAAAAAGATATTAATTGTAGATGACGAACCAAATATAGTAATGGCACTAGAATATACATTCAAGAAAAACAATTTTGAAGTTTTTATAGCGCGTGATGGATACGAAGCATTAGACATTTTAAAAAAACAACTTCCTGATGTAATCATTCTAGATGTAATGATGCCAATGGTGGACGGTTATGCAACATTAGAACAAATCAAAAAAGACGAAAGTCTTCAACACTGTAAAGTGATATTTCTTTCGGCCAAAAATAAAGAGAAGGATATCGAAACGGGACTTTCATTGGGCGCTAATTTATACGTTACAAAGCCTTTTTCAATCAAGAAATTAGTCGATCAAGTTCATGAATTAATTCAATAACAAAAAACCATTGTCATGACTTACAAAGAAATATACACAGAAAGCATCGAGCAACCTGAAAAATTCTGGAAACACCACGCTGATGAAATTGAGTGGTACAGCAAACCGTAAATTATTACATCTGAAGATGAAAACGGATATCCGCTTTGGTACAAAGATGGCGAATTGAACGTTTGCTATTTAGCTATAGACAAACACATTCAGGATGGTTATGGAAATAATACAGCGCTTATTTACGATTCTCCTGTTACACAAAATATAAAAAAATACACCTTTTTAGAGGTCAAAACTGAAGTAGCAAAACTAGCAGGAGGAATGCTTTCGTTAGGTTTAAAAAAAGGCGATACTGCCGTAATTTACATGCCTATGATTCCACAGGCTGCATTTGCAATGCTTGCCTGTGCGAGGATTGGGGTTACACATTCCGTGGTTTTTGGCGGTTTTGCACCTCATGAATTAGCCATTCGTATTGATGATTGCAAGCCTAGAGTGATTATTACAGCATCCTCAGGAATCGAAATTGATCGTTTGATTGCCTACAAACCATTAGTTGATGAGGCTATTGAACTCGCCTCACACAGACCCAAGAAAGTAATTGTTTTTAATAGAAAATTAGGCGCAAGAGTTCCCTTCAAAAAATACGATGTTGACTACGATGCACTAATTTACGGATCAGAGGAAACAGCTTGCGTACCTGTTAACACAACACATCCTTTATACATATTATACACATCAGGCACAACCGGAAAACCAAAAGGTGTAGTTCGTGACACTGGTGGATATGCCGTAGCGTTAAAATTTTCAATGACTCACATATACAATATCAAACCAGATGAAGTTTTTTGGGCCGCGTCTGATGTGGGTTGGGTTGTAGGTCATAGTTTTATCGTTTACGGGCCCTTAATCAACAGAAATACAACAGTAATTTTTGAAGGAAAGCCAATAAAAACACCCGATGCAAGTACTTTTTGGAGAGTTATCGCTGAGCATAAAGTAAATGCTATGTTTACGGCTCCTACTGCTATTCGAGCCATAAAAAAGGAAGATCCTGATGGTGAATTTATCAAACAATACGATTTGAGTTCGCTAAAAACACAATTTCTAGCTGGAGAACGTTGCGATATTGCTACTTTAGAATGGTATCAAAAACACATTCCCGCTCCAGCAATTGACCATTGGTGGCAAACAGAATCAGGCTGGCCAATGATTGCTAACTTAATGGGTGTTGAGCAATTACCTATAAAACCAGGCTCCGTAGGAAAAGCAGTTTGTGGCTACGACATAAGAATATTTAGTGAAGATGGAACGGAGCTAGGCGCGAATAAAGAAGGATATGTGGTAGTTAAATTACCGTTACCCCCCGGAACTTTATTAGATTTGTGGCAAGATAATCCTAGATTTAAGTCGGGTTACTTAGATCAATTTCCAGGATATTACTTTTCTGGAGACGGAGGTTACAAAGATGATGAAGATTATATTTTTATCACCGGTAGAGTTGACGATGTAATTAATGTGGCGGGACATCGACTTTCGACTGCTGAAATGGAAGAAGTAGTTTCCTCCCATCCTTCAGTAGCTGAATGTGCCGTAATAGGAATTAACGATTCAATAAAAGGTCAGATTCCATTAGCCTTAGTTGTCGTAAAACTAAATGATGAAATAGAACATTATCAACTACAACAAGAAACAATAAAATTAGTACGACAGCAAATTGGCGCCGTAGCATCGCTTCAAAGTGTAGTTATTGTCGATCGATTGCCTAAAACTAGATCAGGTAAAATTTTGAGGAAATTAATGCGAAGTATTGCTGATGGTGAAAATTTCCAAATCCCATCAACAATAGATGATGAGAATATCGTTGGTGAAATTGATAGCGTATTGCAAAAATATAATATTGGAATTTATAATGTAAAATAACAACAACTAAAACTATTTATAAAATGAGTCGTTACAAAATAAACAATTTAGAAGAATACTTTAAAGAATACAAAAAATCAATTCGTGAGCCAAGAAAATTCTGGGGCAAAATTGCCGCAGAAAACTTCATGTGGTACCAGCAGTGGGACAAAGTATTTGATTTTAACATGGCTGAAGCCGAAATAAAATGGTTTACCGATGCTAAAGTTAATATTACAAAAAACTGTATTGACAGACATCTAGCTAAAAAAGGGGACAAAACAGCAATTATTTTCGAACCTAACGATCCAAGTGAAGAAGCGATACACATTACCTAC carries:
- a CDS encoding MFS transporter; translation: MKEKSTKGIWKVISASSMGTMIEWYDFYIFGSLAVVISTKFFPSDNPTAAFLSTLATFAAGFVVRPFGALFFGRLGDLIGRKYTFMVTLLLMGGATFLIGCIPSYETIGFMAPLLVLILRLLQGLALGGEYGGAATYVAEHAPVGQRGYWTSWIQTTATVGLFISLMVILATRNILTPEQFDEWGWRVPFWVSIVMVGVSYLIRKNMDESPVFAKAKSEGKTSTNPLKESFGNRYNLKFVLLALFGATMGQGVVWYTGQFYAMSFMKTVMAIDSSQVDTLLGIALILGTPFFVFFGWFSDKVGRKYIMMGGMLLAILLYRPIYKQMYETTSVKNKTEIVEKTTLLAELKQTKKQTMDSIYTTHKEYTDGTTFQEIKTVHLENGTAIIVDGKPKGDTKTTVKINSSDEWSLVFLVFIQVIFVTMVYGPIAAFLVEMFPVKIRYTSMSLPYHVGNGIFGGLLPAISTYFVTNAKDLGHPEFYLEGLWYPIVIAAVSFVVGMVYIKNKDKNAHV
- a CDS encoding DUF6814 family protein — encoded protein: MNQIKRILGLVWIALAVAAAYFCIFTFGLPKFMSGKQEDLVFGIIILFVLTPLIVLGLGTFGYYALMGDYDEKE
- a CDS encoding sensor histidine kinase yields the protein MNSIGLFLILVVYVSILFYIAHWSEKISHSKWTNNAYIYSFSLAVYCTAWTYYGSIGMAASSGLSYLTIYLGPIIIIPTWMIVLKRIIRISRVNKISSIADFISLRYGNSRFLGALVTLICIFGIVPYIALQLKSISDTFHIVTKTEATDNIFTDTTTYVCLALALFASYYGTKYVDASEKRRGIVTAVAMESILKLVFFLIIGIYVTYFVFDGFDDIYQKAAVLKDFDKKNTIGDLTNGINWFFLCILSMFAIFLLPRQFHTAIVENNKETHIRTAIWLFPLYLLLFNIFVFPIAWGGNILFKGQNLNSDTYSLLIPQFFNNNILTVLVFLGGFSAAISMIVISCISLSTMLSNNLLIPYGFIGSLENSSQEKNNNRIVRSRKLGIFFLIILAYAIYRIFILDYSLVSIGLVSFVVIGQLAPSFFGALFWKRGSKHGAVTGIIIGFLVCLYTLLIPYAIGITKSTSLFIQEGLWGITLLKPFQLFGLDYLDPIPHAFFWSLLLNTLSYLAISVSFKGNYRERNYAEMFVDIDKYITNHENAFVWKGTAYIKDIQKVLQRFLGEERTKRALTIFNLKYNVDKNITTADARFIKFAENLLTGHIGTASAKILISSVIKEDKISLPEVLRILEESKENLIINKKLTDTSNELKKISEQLKNANLELIDKDIQKDEFLDTVTHELRTPITAIRAASEILHDDDEIPEELRKQFLQNIISESDRLNRLIDKILDLEKFETGKQKIYLSKNDISKTIKNTLDSLQQLIKNKKITVEFNEASYEIKAFYDEERIIQVINNLLSNAIKFSSNTNGKIVISIHENKQVIEVKIHNNGKEIKKEDLEVIFDKFYQSRNQNVKKPVGSGLGLAICKKIIEHHKGKIWAEDNVVDGATFTFTLPNYNTAENR
- a CDS encoding response regulator transcription factor, which encodes MKKILIVDDEPNIVMALEYTFKKNNFEVFIARDGYEALDILKKQLPDVIILDVMMPMVDGYATLEQIKKDESLQHCKVIFLSAKNKEKDIETGLSLGANLYVTKPFSIKKLVDQVHELIQ